Part of the Methanomicrobia archaeon genome is shown below.
TGGCACGAACACGACGCATGTGCACCGTCTGCGGCAAACCGGCGTTGTATAGATGCAAGTACTGCGGCGATACCCTGTGTAAGAGTCATCTCCAGCCGGAAATGCACTGGTGCGTTGGAATCGAAGCGTATAAACGTGATCGTGCAGCCCAGGGCACATCTGCCATTCCTTTAGAATTCCCGCAGGAACGACGGGGTTTTGGACGGGATAAGAGCATTTATAAAAGACCCCCCTGGGGCATCTTTGCTGGAAACTATTCGTTCCTGCTTATGTTCCTCATTTCCATCTCGTTTGTCGTGCAATTACTTGTCCCCGCATACACCGAGTATTTTAAACTCGTTCCGGCACTTGTAACGGCAAGGCCTTGGACGTTAATAACGCATATCTTCCTCCACGGCAACTTCGAACATTTCTTCTTTAACATGCTCTTCTTCGTCTTCTTCGGCCCGGTACTGGAGCGGAAGATCGGGAGTTCGAAATTTTTGGTGGTGTTTTTTATCTCAGGGATCGTTGCGGGCATTGGCTGGAGTTTCACTACCTCTCACCCTTTAGTGGCCGTTGTAGGCGCAAGCGGGGCGTTAAGCGGGATATTCGCGACCCTCGCGGTGTTGATGCCGCGGATGAAAGTGTACCTTTTCTTCTTTATACCGATGGAGATGTGGCTCACCGTGATTTTATTCGCGCTCATCGATTTCGCAATGATGGGTTCCGGCGACATGATTGCCCATACCGCGCATTTGTCAGGTCTCTTTTTCGGATTGTTTGTAGGTATGTTATTGAAAGGATCGCCCACACGGGTATAGCGCGCAAATAGTTCCTTGTGCGCGTACGATTCCCTATCTCCCGGTAGCGCCAGGAAAATTCACCGGTATCCACACCAGTATCCCGAAACATGTTAAGTAAACCAAAAAAGGTTACACATCGATGTATTCGTTTTTATGAGTCCTCTTTTCTTTCTTTTTCTGTAAAGGAGGATTAA
Proteins encoded:
- a CDS encoding rhomboid family intramembrane serine protease produces the protein MARTRRMCTVCGKPALYRCKYCGDTLCKSHLQPEMHWCVGIEAYKRDRAAQGTSAIPLEFPQERRGFGRDKSIYKRPPWGIFAGNYSFLLMFLISISFVVQLLVPAYTEYFKLVPALVTARPWTLITHIFLHGNFEHFFFNMLFFVFFGPVLERKIGSSKFLVVFFISGIVAGIGWSFTTSHPLVAVVGASGALSGIFATLAVLMPRMKVYLFFFIPMEMWLTVILFALIDFAMMGSGDMIAHTAHLSGLFFGLFVGMLLKGSPTRV